In the Sphingobacterium sp. PCS056 genome, GGGCAATTGCTTAGTATCTACCAGCGAAAAGGTAGCAGACTGCTCCAAACCTATTTTTTGTTGATAATACCCGACATATGCTTTTGCGATTGCGGTCAATCCATGTTTAACATCACGATCAAATAATAAGGAGTTGATCTGATGGTATGGCATGCCGACACTCAATACTTCAGTTGGCGATGCGAGGATATAGGGTGCAGCCTCACGAAGTTCATATAACACTTCTACAGATGCCATAGAACAAGCATCAAAAATAAGAAAATCCAACCCTTGAGGTAAAGCTGATTGAAGCTGCTGTACATCCATACGGCTAAAATGATCATCGCCAAAAGACCTAGTACCCAATTTACCAAGATTCGCAGGAACCCAGTTGGTTGCATGAGACCATAAAATAGCTCCATACGAATGCGACGGAGAGAGACCCTTCATATCCGCAAATATGATTTTCATCATCTCTGGATCGGAAGAATCATGATCACTATATGTTTTAAGAACCTTACTTTTAATCTCTGGACTAGTATCGTACTGAATTTCATATATTTTGGGCTGCTGACCAAATAATCTGGCATAGACCAACAATTTACCGTCGATACCCACAAATCCTTCTTCCATCTGATTGAGATTTTGATATGCTTCAGATGATAAGCTATTGTTTGCAGCCATATAGACCATCACCGTACGAGAAGCTATCGGAGCAATGGTATCATCCTCTCTCTTTGCGCAGCTCGTGACATAAAGTAAAACAAAACAACTATATAAATAAATTAAACTACGCATGTGTAACGTTAAAATAAAATCTAATATAAATCTTAAAAAAATAGACCGAGGTAGGAAAAATATTGAGAATACCTAAATTACGGATAAACAAT is a window encoding:
- a CDS encoding clostripain-related cysteine peptidase, whose product is MRSLIYLYSCFVLLYVTSCAKREDDTIAPIASRTVMVYMAANNSLSSEAYQNLNQMEEGFVGIDGKLLVYARLFGQQPKIYEIQYDTSPEIKSKVLKTYSDHDSSDPEMMKIIFADMKGLSPSHSYGAILWSHATNWVPANLGKLGTRSFGDDHFSRMDVQQLQSALPQGLDFLIFDACSMASVEVLYELREAAPYILASPTEVLSVGMPYHQINSLLFDRDVKHGLTAIAKAYVGYYQQKIGLEQSATFSLVDTKQLPRLAHKTAQLLSQNPQFLSAINRNNVQRLDLDPNTPVKAYDFLDLFEKHLPSDQLLSFKSAIDKAIIFKANTPTFLGKPITNFSGLSSYIPAPEESYLFPFYRTLAWYGDAGYNSLF